The Gammaproteobacteria bacterium genome includes a region encoding these proteins:
- a CDS encoding GatB/YqeY domain-containing protein → MSTLKQQLTDDMKAAMKAKEKQRLGVLRLALAALKQVEVDERKELTDTDVLAVLDKMIKQRRDSISQYEAANRQDLADQEKYEVDVLQGYLPAAMDENELEAVIKEIIAATGAASMQDMGKVMNELRPKVQGRADMGMVSQKVKSLLSGA, encoded by the coding sequence GTGTCCACACTAAAACAACAGCTTACGGACGATATGAAGGCCGCCATGAAGGCGAAAGAGAAGCAGCGCCTGGGCGTGTTGCGTCTCGCTTTGGCTGCCCTCAAACAGGTGGAAGTGGATGAGCGCAAAGAACTCACTGACACCGATGTGCTGGCTGTGCTGGACAAAATGATCAAGCAGCGTCGCGATTCCATCAGTCAATATGAAGCGGCTAATCGCCAGGATCTGGCGGATCAGGAAAAGTACGAAGTGGATGTGCTGCAAGGGTATTTACCCGCGGCGATGGACGAAAACGAGCTGGAGGCCGTGATCAAAGAGATCATCGCTGCAACCGGTGCCGCATCCATGCAGGACATGGGTAAAGTTATGAATGAACTGCGCCCCAAAGTACAGGGCCGTGCCGACATGGGCATGGTGAGTCAGAAGGTGAAGTCACTTCTTTCCGGCGCATAA
- the rpoD gene encoding RNA polymerase sigma factor RpoD has translation MNVEQQSQLKLLIAKGKEQGYLTYREVNDHLPNDIVDPSQIEDIISMINDMGIAVHEIAPDADSIVLSESSVTADEDVAEEAAAALANVDSEFGRTTDPVRMYMREMGTVELLTREGEIEIAKRIEDGVNQVFNALGRYPGSLISLMHAFDKIDQEELRLADVIAGFRDLEDDMIPPPVVVDVTADVADDSDDDDDDDDDDTASPVDVGPDPEECAKRIGQVRKLYAKYAKQLADSGRDKKAEKTYAELREVFEQFKLVPKLTDRLVGNMRDIVNRVRVQEKVIMELCVKKASMPRKDFITSFPDNETDLQWLQNQIGEGKSYSANLEQHKDEILRAQKKLLILEDESGITIGEIKDINRRMSIGEAKARRAKKEMVEANLRLVISIAKKYTNRGLQFLDLIQEGNIGLMKAVDKFEYRRGYKFSTYATWWIRQAITRSIADQARTIRIPVHMIETINKLNRISRQMLQEMGREATPEELAARMDMPEDKVRKVLKIAKEPISMETPIGDDEDSRLGDFIEDQNLLSPVNSATFEGLREATLEVLDSLTAREAKVLRMRFGIDMNTDHTLEEVGKQFDVTRERIRQIEAKALRKLRHPSRSDPLRSFIDTDDMGNNS, from the coding sequence ATGAATGTAGAGCAGCAGTCACAGCTTAAGCTATTGATCGCAAAGGGAAAAGAACAAGGTTACCTTACTTATCGTGAGGTTAACGATCACTTGCCCAACGATATTGTGGACCCATCACAAATCGAAGATATCATTAGCATGATCAATGATATGGGCATTGCTGTACACGAAATAGCCCCGGATGCTGACAGTATCGTACTGTCAGAAAGCAGTGTTACTGCCGATGAAGACGTGGCCGAAGAGGCTGCTGCCGCTCTGGCTAATGTCGACAGCGAATTTGGTCGCACCACCGACCCCGTGCGCATGTACATGCGAGAAATGGGGACTGTAGAGCTGCTGACCCGTGAGGGTGAAATCGAAATTGCAAAACGTATCGAAGACGGTGTTAACCAGGTGTTTAACGCCTTGGGTCGCTATCCCGGCAGTTTGATCTCCCTGATGCATGCGTTTGACAAAATCGATCAGGAAGAACTGCGTCTGGCCGACGTAATCGCCGGATTTCGAGACCTGGAAGACGATATGATACCGCCTCCGGTAGTCGTAGACGTTACTGCGGACGTTGCTGATGACAGTGACGACGATGACGATGACGATGATGACGATACCGCATCACCAGTGGATGTGGGACCGGACCCGGAAGAGTGCGCCAAGCGCATCGGCCAGGTTCGCAAGCTCTACGCCAAATATGCCAAACAATTGGCTGACTCCGGTCGCGATAAAAAAGCGGAAAAGACCTATGCCGAGCTGCGTGAAGTATTTGAGCAGTTCAAACTGGTACCCAAGCTGACCGATCGCCTGGTGGGCAATATGCGCGACATCGTTAATCGCGTGCGGGTGCAGGAAAAAGTCATTATGGAACTGTGCGTGAAAAAAGCCAGTATGCCCCGCAAAGACTTTATTACCTCCTTCCCGGACAATGAAACCGACCTGCAATGGCTGCAAAACCAAATCGGTGAAGGCAAAAGCTATTCTGCCAATTTGGAACAGCACAAAGACGAAATCCTGCGGGCGCAGAAAAAATTATTGATACTGGAAGACGAAAGCGGAATCACCATTGGTGAAATCAAAGACATCAACCGCCGCATGTCTATCGGTGAGGCCAAAGCCCGCCGCGCCAAAAAGGAAATGGTGGAAGCCAACCTGCGTTTGGTGATTTCCATCGCCAAAAAATACACCAATCGCGGCCTGCAATTCCTGGATCTGATCCAGGAAGGCAACATCGGCTTAATGAAAGCCGTCGACAAATTCGAATACCGCCGCGGTTACAAGTTCTCTACCTATGCCACTTGGTGGATACGTCAGGCCATCACCCGGTCCATCGCCGACCAGGCCCGTACCATCCGTATTCCCGTGCATATGATTGAGACCATTAATAAGCTCAATCGCATTTCCCGGCAAATGCTCCAGGAAATGGGGCGCGAAGCCACCCCGGAAGAGTTGGCTGCACGCATGGACATGCCCGAAGACAAAGTGCGTAAAGTGCTGAAAATCGCCAAAGAGCCCATTTCCATGGAAACCCCCATCGGTGATGATGAAGACTCACGCCTGGGCGATTTTATCGAAGACCAGAACCTGCTCTCGCCGGTGAACTCCGCCACCTTCGAAGGCCTGCGCGAAGCCACCCTGGAGGTACTGGACAGTCTCACGGCACGCGAAGCCAAGGTATTGCGCATGCGTTTCGGTATCGACATGAACACCGACCACACTCTGGAAGAAGTGGGCAAACAATTCGACGTCACCCGTGAGCGTATTCGTCAGATCGAAGCCAAGGCTCTGCGCAAACTGCGCCACCCCAGCCGCTCCGATCCCCTGCGCAGCTTCATCGACACCGATGATATGGGCAATAATAGCTAA
- the nudE gene encoding ADP compounds hydrolase NudE, with translation MPEITKRKIVAQSRIFTIEQLDLRFSNGVQVQYERLCPRGQGAVLIVPLLDDDTVLLIREYAAGVERYELALPKGKIDANETVEEAANRELAEEVGYAAHSLQRLKSLSASPGYLANNTHVVLATQLYEKRLPGDEPEPIEVVPWKLSELEQLLRHPECTEARTIAALFMVKYHQPA, from the coding sequence ATGCCGGAAATTACCAAACGAAAAATAGTAGCCCAATCCCGAATTTTTACCATTGAGCAGTTGGATCTGCGGTTTTCCAATGGCGTGCAAGTCCAATATGAACGACTGTGTCCACGGGGACAGGGGGCTGTACTGATAGTCCCTCTATTGGATGACGACACGGTTTTGTTGATACGTGAATACGCTGCCGGTGTAGAGCGCTATGAGCTGGCCTTACCCAAAGGTAAGATAGATGCCAATGAAACCGTAGAGGAAGCCGCCAATCGGGAACTGGCAGAAGAAGTGGGATATGCTGCCCATTCACTGCAGCGGTTAAAGTCTCTTTCTGCATCACCCGGATACCTGGCCAATAATACCCATGTTGTGCTGGCCACGCAGTTGTACGAAAAAAGGCTGCCGGGAGATGAACCCGAACCTATAGAAGTCGTACCGTGGAAACTCAGCGAACTGGAACAATTGCTGCGACACCCTGAGTGCACCGAGGCCAGAACTATTGCCGCCCTGTTTATGGTAAAATACCATCAACCGGCCTGA
- the cysQ gene encoding 3'(2'),5'-bisphosphate nucleotidase CysQ, with the protein MKLNPEPWLEPVIRIAQAAGREILHVYNSGFDVTRKHDNTPLTQADLAAHHCIEDGLEQLTQDFPILSEESTHIAFHERSQWETYWLVDPLDGTREFIKRNGEFTVNIALIHKQKSILGVVYTPVTGVCYFACKGEGAYKQEPGKTTLAIHSRKKPGKKVIVAGSRSHRGDSLIEFLQKIGPYDIISMGSSLKSCLVAEGKADIYPRLGPTSEWDTAAAQCVVEEAGGVIMDLQMQPLRYNTKRSLLNPFFLVCGDKQYDWGQYF; encoded by the coding sequence ATGAAATTAAATCCCGAACCCTGGCTGGAACCGGTTATCCGCATCGCTCAGGCTGCCGGTCGCGAAATATTACACGTCTACAACTCGGGATTTGACGTCACTCGGAAACATGACAACACACCTTTGACTCAAGCCGATTTGGCAGCGCACCACTGTATCGAAGACGGCTTGGAGCAACTCACTCAAGATTTTCCGATTTTGTCAGAAGAGTCCACCCACATTGCTTTTCATGAACGCAGTCAGTGGGAAACCTATTGGTTAGTGGATCCTTTGGATGGCACCCGTGAGTTCATCAAACGTAATGGAGAATTCACCGTAAACATTGCCTTGATACATAAACAAAAATCCATACTGGGGGTGGTATACACCCCGGTCACCGGAGTTTGCTACTTTGCCTGCAAAGGTGAGGGGGCGTATAAACAGGAGCCGGGTAAAACAACCTTGGCCATACACAGTCGCAAGAAACCGGGTAAAAAAGTCATCGTAGCCGGTAGCCGCTCGCATCGGGGCGACTCTTTAATTGAATTTTTACAAAAAATAGGCCCGTATGACATTATCAGCATGGGCAGTTCACTAAAGTCCTGTCTGGTCGCCGAAGGTAAGGCGGACATTTACCCTCGTTTGGGCCCCACATCCGAATGGGATACTGCGGCGGCCCAATGTGTCGTTGAAGAGGCCGGCGGGGTTATTATGGACTTACAGATGCAACCTCTGCGCTACAATACCAAACGTTCCTTGCTAAATCCGTTTTTTCTAGTGTGCGGAGACAAGCAATACGATTGGGGACAGTACTTCTGA
- a CDS encoding S8 family serine peptidase gives MKNSLAVNGLPYKALGLLFSTVLLLSCDSLLDDDPKGAVSGTLYVSSIHYVDSDVNDPAAPFIANDSIATAQLIPNPGLVGGYVNQPGMGPNGRSRSVGDVFDVYQVDLNAGQIVTLSRANSTASLALELLLNGQSLEKSTGNGNLSVTAPSTGTYHLRVEVSLGASGYLLTVGVNLPATASSGNGFSSNDDFIPGELIVKFKPAYSGFSPAANRAAALGMTAKGGAEDRDMLLGINVGRNGGAPMAPGTFSALGIEPASNAVSAQQQLKQDTITVAAALQRRSDVESVRLNYRVYPARVPNDSRYPMQWHYPLINLPLAWDISTGSPDVIVAVLDTGILPQHPDLDYQDGQQGQFVSGYDFVSDPVSAADLDGPDSDPTDPNSSGGFHGTYVAGIVAANTNNSQGVAGVSWNSKVMPLRVLGVAGGSEFDVMQGVLYAAGLPNDTGIVPTQRADVINLSLGRLKGAVETLEPPSAYAAARNAGVILIAAAGNDGSATPFLPAAYTGVVSVSAVDISRQYAAYSNYGSTIDVAAPGGGSTWTDINGDNNPDYVLSTAGDDSTGVLRYGYSFMTGTSIATPHVSGVAALMKSVYPNLSPDEFDNLLRGGLLTQDLGITGWDERYGYGLVDAYKALTTAQALAAGNAPSQGDPLLQVAPGQLNFGLAASRLRLILSNWGGGIVTGVNISQDSGGWLQLYAVAVDGDGLGEYQVLVDRSRLAPGIYTANVRVSSDFGFADIPVSMEVAQPDNSHNAGVQHVKLLRAEDQRMVGFVTSVVSDGGVYHYRIGNVKEGRYILRSGSDLDNDGAICEIGESCGAYPVYPGAAEISVLSDVVDRWDFEVGYNLGTGMPQ, from the coding sequence ATGAAGAATTCATTGGCGGTTAACGGGCTACCCTACAAAGCATTGGGGTTGCTATTCTCCACTGTATTGTTACTTTCCTGTGACAGTCTGCTGGATGATGATCCTAAGGGGGCTGTCAGCGGCACCTTGTACGTGTCGTCTATCCACTATGTGGATTCGGATGTAAACGATCCCGCCGCACCTTTTATCGCCAACGATTCCATTGCAACGGCTCAACTGATTCCCAATCCCGGTTTGGTCGGTGGTTACGTAAATCAGCCCGGCATGGGACCTAATGGGCGCAGCCGCTCCGTAGGCGATGTGTTTGACGTTTACCAGGTCGATTTAAATGCCGGGCAGATCGTTACTCTGTCCAGGGCTAACAGCACAGCAAGTTTGGCCCTGGAGTTGTTACTGAACGGTCAGTCCCTGGAGAAAAGCACGGGAAACGGCAACCTTAGCGTGACGGCGCCCAGTACTGGCACCTATCACCTCCGTGTTGAAGTCAGTCTGGGTGCATCCGGTTATCTTCTCACCGTGGGCGTTAATTTACCGGCTACAGCATCCTCAGGTAATGGTTTCAGTTCCAATGATGACTTTATTCCCGGCGAATTAATTGTCAAATTCAAACCTGCATACTCGGGTTTCTCCCCGGCCGCCAATCGTGCCGCCGCATTGGGGATGACCGCCAAAGGCGGGGCGGAGGACCGCGATATGTTACTGGGTATTAATGTTGGACGTAACGGGGGAGCGCCTATGGCTCCCGGTACATTTTCTGCCTTGGGAATTGAGCCCGCATCGAATGCAGTGTCAGCGCAGCAACAATTGAAGCAGGATACCATCACGGTTGCGGCTGCGTTACAGCGGCGTAGTGACGTTGAATCGGTGCGGTTGAACTATCGCGTTTACCCGGCCCGGGTGCCCAATGATTCCCGTTATCCTATGCAATGGCACTATCCTCTCATAAATTTGCCCCTGGCCTGGGATATTAGTACGGGTAGTCCTGATGTCATTGTTGCTGTGTTGGACACGGGTATTTTACCGCAACATCCAGATCTGGATTACCAGGACGGACAGCAAGGCCAGTTTGTGTCAGGCTATGATTTTGTAAGCGACCCGGTTAGTGCCGCTGATTTGGATGGGCCCGACAGCGATCCCACCGATCCCAACAGCAGCGGCGGGTTTCACGGAACCTATGTGGCCGGAATCGTTGCTGCCAACACAAACAATAGTCAGGGTGTGGCGGGTGTTTCCTGGAACAGTAAAGTGATGCCTTTGAGAGTACTGGGTGTTGCGGGCGGCAGCGAATTTGATGTAATGCAGGGTGTATTGTATGCAGCCGGTTTACCCAATGACACGGGAATCGTGCCAACACAAAGGGCAGATGTCATTAACTTGAGCCTGGGTCGTCTCAAAGGTGCTGTTGAAACCCTGGAGCCTCCCAGCGCCTATGCTGCGGCACGTAATGCCGGTGTCATCCTTATCGCGGCCGCGGGTAATGACGGTTCCGCTACCCCCTTTCTTCCGGCAGCTTATACCGGCGTGGTTTCAGTGAGCGCTGTGGATATAAGTCGCCAATACGCAGCCTATTCCAATTATGGCAGTACCATAGATGTGGCGGCGCCCGGTGGTGGCAGTACCTGGACCGATATTAACGGTGATAATAACCCGGACTATGTTCTCAGTACGGCGGGGGATGACAGCACCGGGGTTTTACGGTACGGGTACAGCTTTATGACAGGCACTTCGATTGCCACACCTCATGTATCCGGCGTGGCAGCCTTGATGAAATCCGTGTATCCCAATTTAAGCCCGGATGAATTCGATAACTTGCTCAGAGGCGGTCTCTTGACACAAGATCTGGGCATCACGGGTTGGGACGAGCGTTATGGCTATGGTTTGGTGGATGCCTACAAGGCCCTAACCACAGCGCAGGCGCTGGCCGCGGGTAATGCCCCATCACAGGGAGACCCGCTGTTACAAGTGGCGCCTGGGCAGTTGAATTTTGGCCTGGCGGCATCGCGCTTGAGGCTTATCCTGTCCAATTGGGGTGGTGGCATTGTGACAGGAGTGAACATAAGCCAGGACTCCGGCGGCTGGTTGCAACTATATGCAGTGGCAGTGGACGGCGACGGTTTGGGCGAGTATCAAGTTCTAGTGGATCGTAGCCGTTTGGCGCCGGGTATATACACGGCAAACGTGAGGGTCAGCTCCGATTTTGGATTTGCGGATATTCCCGTCAGCATGGAAGTGGCGCAACCCGACAACAGTCACAATGCCGGGGTACAGCATGTGAAATTACTCCGTGCAGAGGACCAACGCATGGTAGGGTTCGTCACCTCTGTCGTCTCCGATGGCGGCGTTTATCACTACCGCATCGGCAATGTTAAAGAGGGCAGATATATCTTACGTTCCGGTTCAGATCTGGATAATGATGGGGCAATATGTGAAATCGGAGAGTCCTGTGGAGCGTATCCGGTATATCCGGGAGCAGCGGAAATCAGTGTCCTGAGTGACGTAGTAGACCGTTGGGATTTTGAAGTCGGTTACAATCTGGGTACGGGAATGCCCCAATAG
- the rpsU gene encoding 30S ribosomal protein S21, producing the protein MPNVKVKENEPFDLALRRFKRSCEKAGILTEVRRREFYEKPTQVRQRKLAAAVKRHMKKVSREIARRRRLY; encoded by the coding sequence ATGCCTAACGTTAAAGTTAAAGAAAACGAGCCGTTCGATCTGGCTCTGCGCCGTTTCAAACGCTCTTGTGAGAAAGCAGGTATTTTAACAGAAGTGCGTCGTCGTGAGTTTTATGAAAAACCCACTCAAGTGCGTCAGCGAAAACTGGCTGCTGCGGTAAAGCGCCACATGAAAAAAGTTTCGCGCGAAATCGCACGCCGTAGACGTCTGTACTAA
- the dnaG gene encoding DNA primase, whose translation MAGKIPQQFIDNLLIRTDIVEVINSRVALKKAGREYTACCPFHNEKTPSFTVSPDKQFYYCFGCGANGSAIGFLMEYDHMGFVDAVEDLASRVGMTVPTESLPDTRKPDVHIYKILGKTETYFKYQLKHSEHAATAVDYLKRRGLSGVIAQEYGIGFAPPGWDNLLNAFAQKGTLPEHLEKAGLLIAKDSGSYYDRFRHRIMFPIRDQRGRTIAFGGRVMGDETPKYLNSPETSVFHKNRELYGLYESRKAVRDLTQIIVVEGYMDVVSLAQFGIRNAVATLGTATSQEHLERIFRIVPEVVFCFDGDRAGKKAAWRALTQSLPIIREGRQIKFLFLPEGEDPDSLVRKEGTEQFQHRMDQAVPFSSFFFNTMAKGVNLSTLDGRSMIVERAKPLLTKIQPGVFLQMMLAKLAEIIHMDSEKLSTLIFPTQYKKQPVVPAKTKNGGLSPVRHAIRLLLEKPQLAHSVDLTQINGLHTRGVDLLCRIAELAQNNPELSCGALLEHWRGTTEGGHLAKLINIPLQLSENEVEREFADTFNKLIKWREDQRLDEILEKSRFEQVSEADKQELKKALTEKH comes from the coding sequence ATGGCCGGTAAGATTCCACAACAGTTCATAGACAACCTGCTTATTCGTACCGATATCGTTGAGGTCATTAATAGCCGTGTGGCTTTGAAAAAAGCCGGTCGCGAATACACAGCTTGTTGCCCGTTCCACAATGAAAAAACCCCTTCTTTTACCGTCAGCCCGGACAAGCAGTTCTATTATTGTTTCGGCTGTGGCGCCAATGGGTCCGCTATCGGTTTTTTGATGGAATACGATCACATGGGGTTTGTGGATGCCGTCGAAGACTTGGCCTCGCGGGTCGGGATGACCGTACCCACAGAATCTTTACCCGATACTCGCAAGCCTGATGTCCATATTTATAAAATTCTGGGTAAAACAGAGACTTATTTTAAGTATCAGTTAAAGCATTCGGAACATGCGGCCACAGCGGTGGATTATTTAAAACGTAGAGGCCTTTCCGGTGTTATTGCCCAGGAATACGGAATTGGCTTCGCTCCGCCGGGCTGGGACAACCTGCTTAATGCTTTTGCTCAAAAGGGAACCTTACCGGAGCATTTGGAGAAAGCCGGATTGCTGATCGCCAAAGACAGTGGCTCTTATTATGACCGCTTTCGCCATCGCATTATGTTTCCTATCCGCGACCAACGTGGGCGTACCATTGCTTTTGGTGGACGTGTCATGGGAGACGAGACCCCCAAATACCTCAATTCGCCGGAAACCAGTGTATTTCACAAAAATCGCGAACTATACGGATTGTATGAATCGCGTAAGGCAGTGCGCGACTTAACTCAAATTATAGTAGTGGAAGGGTATATGGACGTAGTGTCCTTAGCACAATTTGGTATACGAAACGCCGTCGCGACCTTGGGTACTGCCACTTCGCAAGAACATTTGGAGCGTATATTCCGTATTGTACCGGAAGTGGTATTCTGTTTTGATGGCGATCGCGCCGGCAAAAAAGCCGCTTGGCGTGCATTAACGCAATCTTTGCCTATAATCAGGGAAGGCAGACAAATTAAGTTTTTGTTTTTACCTGAAGGAGAAGATCCGGACTCGCTGGTACGAAAGGAAGGTACAGAACAGTTCCAACATCGAATGGACCAAGCCGTACCATTCTCAAGCTTCTTCTTTAATACCATGGCCAAGGGTGTTAACTTGAGCACCCTGGACGGCCGTTCCATGATAGTGGAGAGAGCCAAGCCGTTGCTGACAAAAATCCAGCCCGGTGTATTTCTGCAAATGATGTTGGCAAAGTTAGCGGAAATTATTCACATGGACAGCGAAAAATTGTCTACACTTATTTTTCCAACACAATATAAAAAACAACCGGTGGTACCGGCAAAAACCAAAAATGGGGGATTGTCACCTGTAAGGCATGCCATTCGGCTGTTGCTGGAGAAACCGCAATTGGCACACTCGGTAGATCTTACACAAATCAATGGGTTACACACACGGGGTGTTGACCTGCTGTGTCGTATCGCAGAGTTGGCCCAAAACAATCCTGAATTAAGCTGTGGAGCCTTGCTGGAACACTGGCGTGGCACCACAGAAGGCGGACATTTGGCGAAGTTAATTAATATTCCGCTGCAATTGTCCGAAAACGAGGTAGAGAGAGAATTTGCCGATACGTTTAATAAATTAATTAAATGGCGTGAAGACCAACGGCTGGATGAGATTCTGGAAAAGTCCCGTTTCGAGCAAGTAAGTGAAGCGGACAAGCAAGAATTAAAAAAAGCATTGACCGAAAAACACTGA
- the tsaD gene encoding tRNA (adenosine(37)-N6)-threonylcarbamoyltransferase complex transferase subunit TsaD, with protein sequence MRVLGIETSCDETGVAIYDTECGLLGHALHSQISLHAAYGGVVPELASRDHVRKTIPLIDDVLQQSGLRKTQIDAVAYTAGPGLIGALLVGCAVGRSLAWAWDIPSIAVHHMEGHLLSPMLEDEPPPFPFVALLVSGGHTLLVKVQGVGHYEVLGESLDDAAGEAFDKTAKLLGLPYPGGPALAKLAQQGDPQRFRFPRPMTNRPGLDFSFSGLKTFALNTIHTHPSDDQTKADIACAFELAIIDTLAIKCRRALEHTGLKRLVVAGGVSANTQLREKLAQLLHSIQGEVYYPRPLFCTDNGAMIAYAGALRLSAGEQQQGGFNAKARWPIESLSPLPWQS encoded by the coding sequence ATGAGAGTTTTGGGCATAGAAACCTCCTGTGACGAAACAGGAGTGGCAATATACGATACGGAATGTGGTCTTTTGGGCCATGCCCTGCATAGCCAGATTTCACTACATGCAGCCTATGGGGGCGTGGTGCCGGAGTTGGCATCCAGGGACCATGTGCGCAAAACCATTCCTTTAATCGATGACGTGTTGCAACAATCCGGCTTGCGAAAAACTCAAATTGATGCGGTTGCCTATACGGCGGGCCCGGGCTTGATTGGTGCCTTATTGGTGGGCTGCGCCGTGGGCCGCAGCCTGGCTTGGGCCTGGGACATACCTTCTATTGCGGTGCACCATATGGAAGGACATTTGTTGTCCCCCATGCTGGAAGATGAACCACCACCTTTTCCCTTTGTCGCCTTGCTGGTGTCGGGCGGTCACACCCTGCTGGTTAAAGTGCAAGGTGTGGGACACTACGAGGTTCTGGGTGAGAGCCTGGACGATGCCGCCGGAGAGGCTTTCGATAAGACGGCTAAATTGTTGGGTCTGCCTTACCCGGGAGGGCCTGCATTGGCAAAACTGGCACAACAAGGAGATCCGCAACGATTTCGTTTTCCCCGCCCCATGACCAATCGCCCGGGACTGGATTTTAGTTTCAGTGGTTTAAAAACCTTTGCACTTAACACCATCCATACCCACCCCTCGGACGATCAAACCAAAGCGGATATAGCCTGCGCCTTTGAATTAGCCATCATAGACACGCTCGCTATTAAATGTCGCCGCGCCTTAGAACATACCGGCTTAAAACGGCTGGTGGTTGCCGGCGGTGTCAGCGCCAATACACAACTACGCGAGAAATTGGCACAACTGCTTCATAGCATCCAGGGTGAAGTTTATTATCCACGCCCCCTGTTTTGCACCGACAATGGTGCCATGATTGCTTATGCGGGCGCCCTACGACTAAGTGCGGGAGAACAGCAACAAGGGGGATTTAATGCCAAGGCTCGTTGGCCCATCGAATCCTTAAGTCCGCTGCCCTGGCAGTCATAG
- a CDS encoding HU family DNA-binding protein, whose translation MAAKKKAAKKKAAAAAAPAKKLKTVKDPFTKSQLIASLSEQTDLTKKQVGSVLASLAETIEAHIKRNGAGVFTMPGLLKLKVVRKPATKARKGINPFTGEETVFKAKPARNVVKILPLKAVKEMAK comes from the coding sequence ATGGCGGCAAAAAAGAAAGCTGCGAAGAAAAAGGCAGCAGCAGCGGCAGCACCAGCTAAGAAATTGAAGACGGTAAAAGACCCCTTCACCAAGTCTCAGCTTATTGCCTCGTTGTCTGAACAAACCGATTTGACCAAAAAGCAAGTCGGTAGCGTACTCGCCAGTCTGGCGGAGACCATTGAAGCACATATCAAACGAAACGGAGCAGGTGTATTCACTATGCCGGGTCTGTTGAAGTTGAAAGTTGTGCGTAAACCCGCAACCAAAGCCCGTAAAGGTATCAATCCGTTTACCGGCGAAGAAACGGTGTTTAAAGCCAAACCGGCTCGAAATGTAGTTAAAATTTTGCCCTTGAAAGCAGTTAAAGAAATGGCAAAATAA